Within Dictyostelium discoideum AX4 chromosome 4 chromosome, whole genome shotgun sequence, the genomic segment tattattattactattactatttaatgaTGTACCTGTAGTTCCACTTGaagattttgataatttaccaCCACTAAAACCACCACctgcattattattattattactattactattatttttttcatcatttatattattatcttcattatttttattaaatatatcaaATTTATCTTCATTTTGAGAATAAACCCAATCAACAATATCAGAACCTGATGGTATAATACTTGAAACATTAAATTGTAATCTTCTAGATTGTGGTGATTGTTGCCATAAACGGACAACACCATCTTTGCAATTTGTTAATAAGATATTATGAGTTGAAGTTTTTCTATTTCTCCAAGAAATCCAAGTGATTGAACGTGGATGTGGTAAATAAATGAAACCATAGGTTTCAccttcaaattttttatttttctgcTTATTGAAAATctctttcaattgattcaattgtttttgtaattcttcaattgattgttcttctttttgtggttgttgttgttgctgttgttgttctttatttttattagcaTCACCAcctttttctctttctttttctttttgtaatttatctcttttatttaattcagtATTGATATCGTTTGAATCTTCACCAGTGCCAATGCCACCACTACTAACCACCTCGtcaaaaccaattttatttgCTTTATAGATTGGGCCTTTGTTGGTGAGTTTATTGAATTGCTCTTTGTATGCACCTTTTCTGTTCTTTTGTTTGGCCAATTCCTCACGttgtaatagtaatgataattgttcttgttgtaatttaatttgttgcTCCTCTGCCAATAGCTTTgcttttgatttcttttgaaGGAACCAAACCTTAATTAAACGATCAAATTTACCACAAGTTGCAAAGAATGAACCATCGGGTGAacatgataaattattaattggacTTGAACTATCAGTTTTCCAAACGATTTGTGCTTgcttattaaataatttttgttcTTTTATTCTTTGATCTTGTAAAaacttttcattattaactCTAACTtgtgtattattattcaatgcACTCGTTGTTGGTGTATTATTACCGCtactatttaaattgattttattagtcgttgttgttgaacTAAATTCTTGAtctaaactattatttttaccaaaTGACGATGACGATGttgaatttggtgatgatgttgaattataattataattattattggcagaactactaccactaccactactaacaccaccaccattattaatttgataatttttcataATGGTTTGTTGATCTAATTTCCATTTTACAATTTGTGAATGACCACCAACaataaaagaatttgatTGTAACCATGATAAAGCtgtaatttcaaattgaCTTGGTATTGTGAATACGTGTTCCCATAATCctctttctttatttaaaacgtATAAAAAGATTTcatgtgatgatgatgttaatAACTTTGTATCGTTTGATAACCATGATACGCATGTAACATCACTTTGATGTCCTGTTAAAACTTGAATAACTTTCAATGAAACTCCTTTCAATATATAAACATTTGATCCTGATGAATAGGAATAATAAACATCATCTTCATAAATTGTATATGTAAATGTTAAAGGATTAGAGTTTGCTGACCCTGTTATAATTTGACTgggtttcattttttttttttttttttttttttttttattctatagaataaaataaataaataaaaaataaattgggttttaaaaaaaaaaaaaaaaaaaaaatgaataaaaaaaaaaaaaaaaatctttatcctttaattttcttttaaaaatgtatcTTTTGGAGTGAACtttgatgatttttttaatttataaaaaaaaaaataaataaaaaaaaaaaaaaaaaaaaaaaaaaaaataacttttaaaaaaattaaaaaaaaaattaaaaaaaaataattcaccagtgttttcaaattttcaattttttttttttttttttttattttttttttaataattttacacaaaaatggaaattcaataaaaattaaacaatggaatttaaataattttttttaaaaaaaaaaaaaatataattaattcaatcagACAATCAATTGtccaattataattaattttttaaaaattttatttaaatgcaCGTAAGTTTAtcaattttggaaaaaaaaaaaactcaatttttaaaatatatgtaatgttgaaataaaaaaaaaaaaaaaaaaaaggtccAACTCGAATCCCACTAttatagattaaaaaaataaaaaaataataaaaaaaatttccaaatttggaaaaaatagaaataaaaaagtaaacaaGTAATCTTTccagaaaattaaaaaatgaatgaacCAACTTAGAAAAATCCAAGAACTGGTTAACAGTATCATTTTGATATAGTATAGGGTTGTATATTTGTgttacatatatatatatatatatatatatatctcTCCcctttaatatttattggttaatattaaatttaaaacataaaataaatatttccagaaaaactaaaaaataaaaaaaaaattttaaaatggaGGAGTCTCCAagttcaaaaaatttttattttttttttataattttttttattttatttttttttatatttttttttatttttttttcaaaatgagtgcggttttttcaatttttttttttttttttttttttttcttctttagtTCCCCTTTTCTCAATCATCAactaaatcaataataaacaattaatcaaaaatgaCAATCTTTGATAGCGACGAAGAAGAGTTAGTTACTAGTATgtgtatatttatataataaactattttttttttttttttttttttttttataaaaaatgcaTAAATACtaacatcttttttttttttttttaaatttttttaatgtgtGAAGCTCTCAGTGATTTCGAACCACCAGTTCAAATTGATACTTcattcaataaatttattgtAGTTGATAATATTCCAGTTGCACCAGAGGCAAAACACGAGAAATTGAAATCTATTTTAGTTAAAATCTATCAAAATAGACCAGGTGCTGAAGTTGTTGGTATTCATTTAGCATTAGATGCTCAAAGAAATACTAaagggtaaaaaaaaaaaaaataataataataatataaataatttataatacatTATaactaattaaatataatcaatcataatcaatttatatatttagtTTTGCATTTAttgaatattcaaaaaaagaatcaGCAATTGATGCAGCAacttcattaaataattatccaTTAGATAAATCACATACATTAAAAGTTAATTTATTAGATGATTTTAGCAAATTTGCCAATTTTGAAGAAACTTATAAACCACCAACTAGAGAAGATtttaaaccaaaaccaaattaCAATCAATGGTTATCAGATCCAAAAGCATTGAAAGGTTATGACCAATTTGTAACACGTTATGGTGATTATACAGATATTTGTTGGAATGAGATGCATGTTGGTAAACCAATGGTAGAGAAATCATCGGTTTCATTGACCTCATCATACGTTCAATGGTCAAACACTGGTAGTTATTTAGTTACATTCCACCCAGACGGCATTGCTTTGTATGGTGGTAAAGATTGGATTCAAGTGAATCTTTTCGAACATCGTGGTGTTCAATTGGTAGATTTCTCACCAGAGGATAAATATTTGATTACATTTGCACCAATTGCATCCGATAATCCAAACTCACCAAAATCCATCGTAGTATGGGATGTACGTAGTGGCAAGAAGTTGAGATCATTCTTGGCCCCACCAAAGGAGCAATTCACATGGCCAGCCTTCCAATGGTCCGCCAAGGATAAATACATTGCACGTATCGAACAGTTGGAGAAGGGTATCAACATCTATGAAACTCCATCAATGAATCTTTTAGATGATAAAATTTTCGAAGTCAAAGGTATCAAAGATTTCAGTTGGTCACCAACCGATTTATCATTGGCCTACTTTGTACCAGCAAATGATCCATTACCAGCAAAGATCTGTCTCGTTGAGATGCCATCCAAGAAACTCCTCGCCGAAAAGAGTATTTGGGGTGCCACCGACGCCCGTTTCCATTGGCAAAATGAAGGTGCTTATCTTTGTGTAAAGACCGATAAAGTTGCCACTGGTAAgaccaaaaaagaaaagattcCAACCACTAGCTTTGAACTCTTCCGTACTCATGAACCAAACGTACCAATTGAATCCTTTGAAATTCAATACGCAATCAAAGCCTTCTCTTGGGAACCAAGAGGCAAGAGAATTTGTATCATTCATGGTGAATTCAAGATGAACATGTTTGTTAGTTTCTTTGAAGTTCAAAAAACAAGTGTTAAACTCATTAGTAAATTAGAGAATCGTAAATTGAATACCATCTTTTGGTCACCACGTGGTACTTTGGTATTATTGGCCAATTTGGGTGACACTGGTGAATTGGAATTCTACAACACTCAAGACTGTGAATCCTATGGCACTCAAGAACATCTCCAATGTACTGGTGTCGATTGGAATCCATCTGGTCGTTATGTTACCACCTTTGTTAGTCATTGGAAGGTTCAAACCGATACTGGTTTCAACATTTGGTCATTCAATGGTGATCTCGTCTACTCTGTACTCAAGGATCGTTTCTTCCAATTCAATTGGCGTCCAAGACCAAAATTCATGCTCACcaataaagaaatcaatcaaatcaaaCAAAACATCAAAAAATATCAAGAGAAATTCGATAAacaagatgaagatgataataaagcCATTCAACATATTGAACAAACTCGtcttgataatttaatgaaaGAATTTTTATCTTTCCTTCAAAAAGGTGAACAAGAATATCAAGCACTCGAACCAACTAGAAAACAACTTGGTTCTTATGAAGATATTGATCCAAATGATATCtatgaatcaattgaaacaattgaagaacttattgatattaaaactattgttttaaagaaaataaattaaatttaaaataaaataataaaaaaaaaaaaaaaaaaaaaaaattaaattaataaatttaaaaaaaaaaaaaaaatagatagttttttttagaaaataatataaaaaaaaaaaaaaaaaaaaaacatatcaaaatcaaaatggtgatcaaaaaaaaaaaaaaaaaaagatatttttagaaaaaaaaaaataattttttttttatgtggttttttttttcaaaattttaatttttaattttttttttttttataataaattacaagatttcttttttttaattggttgatCAGTATTTTGTTCTT encodes:
- the eIF3s9 gene encoding RNA recognition motif-containing protein RRM (Similar to eIF3); its protein translation is MTIFDSDEEELVTTLSDFEPPVQIDTSFNKFIVVDNIPVAPEAKHEKLKSILVKIYQNRPGAEVVGIHLALDAQRNTKGFAFIEYSKKESAIDAATSLNNYPLDKSHTLKVNLLDDFSKFANFEETYKPPTREDFKPKPNYNQWLSDPKALKGYDQFVTRYGDYTDICWNEMHVGKPMVEKSSVSLTSSYVQWSNTGSYLVTFHPDGIALYGGKDWIQVNLFEHRGVQLVDFSPEDKYLITFAPIASDNPNSPKSIVVWDVRSGKKLRSFLAPPKEQFTWPAFQWSAKDKYIARIEQLEKGINIYETPSMNLLDDKIFEVKGIKDFSWSPTDLSLAYFVPANDPLPAKICLVEMPSKKLLAEKSIWGATDARFHWQNEGAYLCVKTDKVATGKTKKEKIPTTSFELFRTHEPNVPIESFEIQYAIKAFSWEPRGKRICIIHGEFKMNMFVSFFEVQKTSVKLISKLENRKLNTIFWSPRGTLVLLANLGDTGELEFYNTQDCESYGTQEHLQCTGVDWNPSGRYVTTFVSHWKVQTDTGFNIWSFNGDLVYSVLKDRFFQFNWRPRPKFMLTNKEINQIKQNIKKYQEKFDKQDEDDNKAIQHIEQTRLDNLMKEFLSFLQKGEQEYQALEPTRKQLGSYEDIDPNDIYESIETIEELIDIKTIVLKKIN